The following are encoded together in the Tribolium castaneum strain GA2 chromosome 3, icTriCast1.1, whole genome shotgun sequence genome:
- the LOC663074 gene encoding peptidyl-prolyl cis-trans isomerase NIMA-interacting 4, producing MPPKAGKGASKGAAKGSKGDDSGEKSKEKKGGTAVKVRHILCEKQGKCLEALEKLKAGQKFPEVAAAYSEDKARQGGDLGWMTRGSMVGPFQDAAFALPVSNVNNPVYTDPPVKTKFGYHIIMVEGKK from the coding sequence ATGCCCCCCAAGGCAGGAAAAGGGGCGTCGAAAGGGGCCGCCAAGGGCTCGAAGGGCGACGACTCGGGTGAAAAATCCAAAGAGAAAAAAGGGGGTACTGCTGTAAAAGTCAGACACATTTTGTGCGAGAAGCAAGGCAAATGTCTTGAGGCTTTGGAGAAACTAAAAGCCGGCCAGAAATTCCCCGAAGTGGCTGCTGCATACAGCGAGGACAAAGCGAGACAAGGGGGTGACTTGGGTTGGATGACTCGGGGCTCAATGGTGGGCCCTTTCCAAGACGCGGCGTTTGCACTGCCTGTCTCCAATGTAAATAACCCTGTTTATACTGACCCCCCTGTTAAAACGAAGTTTGGCTATCACATTATCATGGTTGAGGGGAAGAAATGA